In Lewinellaceae bacterium, a single window of DNA contains:
- a CDS encoding DUF1963 domain-containing protein, which translates to MSTDITLPEEMEPFRNLILQTLQPYIELLPQEKQETLPWESKVGGQPYWPAGRKYPTAPDGRPLWLLAQFNFEEMPLLPPFPEQGLLQFFINDDSLYGCNLDAPFDQSGFRVAYHQSILREEASLMRDFRFLGEARFLPIEAGVSYPLQFKKNFELVPPSDYQFEQLLGKDLFKAFGEEQWEARSRYSRAVLSSRHKMGGYAFFCQEDPRNPEEPMELLFQLGSGNRFNCAWGDMGVGNFFICRDDLKKADFSKVMYNWDCY; encoded by the coding sequence ATGAGTACAGATATCACCCTTCCGGAAGAAATGGAACCCTTTCGGAACCTAATCCTTCAGACTTTGCAGCCCTACATTGAGTTGCTGCCCCAGGAAAAGCAAGAGACGCTGCCTTGGGAGAGCAAGGTCGGCGGCCAGCCCTATTGGCCTGCGGGCAGGAAATATCCTACTGCTCCCGACGGGCGCCCATTGTGGCTGCTGGCGCAGTTCAATTTCGAAGAGATGCCGCTGCTGCCTCCGTTTCCGGAGCAAGGCTTGCTCCAGTTCTTCATAAACGACGACAGCCTCTACGGCTGCAACCTCGACGCCCCTTTCGACCAAAGCGGGTTCCGGGTGGCCTACCACCAGTCTATCCTACGCGAAGAGGCCTCGCTAATGAGAGATTTTCGCTTCCTGGGAGAAGCTCGGTTTTTGCCGATCGAAGCCGGGGTTTCCTATCCCCTTCAATTCAAAAAGAATTTTGAACTGGTTCCTCCCAGCGATTATCAATTTGAACAGCTTTTGGGGAAAGATTTATTCAAAGCTTTCGGCGAAGAGCAATGGGAAGCCCGAAGCCGGTACAGCCGCGCTGTCCTCAGCTCGCGGCATAAAATGGGCGGTTACGCTTTCTTCTGCCAGGAAGACCCCCGCAACCCGGAAGAGCCCATGGAATTGCTCTTCCAACTGGGCTCCGGCAACCGGTTCAACTGCGCATGGGGCGACATGGGTGTGGGCAACTTCTTCATCTGCCGGGATGATTTGAAAAAGGCTGATTTCTCGAAGGTGATGTATAATTGGGATTGTTATTGA
- a CDS encoding carboxypeptidase-like regulatory domain-containing protein yields the protein MNRFFPFLLLICCWSTLAWGQHTITGRVVDTDTKEGIPFANVFFEGTTLGASTDIDGYYELKVKKLSDTLSASAIGFEPLKKPLHPDSITQEVNFYLSGSALTLDEVVVIAGENPANRIVRGIIEKKEQNRIDALNSFQYESYSKIELDLENINPKLQQSKLLKPFSFVFENIDSTSDEKPFLPVYINEVLSDAYYVRDGGKPKSVIKAQRTSGTDNQTVIEYIKRVHQDYNIYDDWIYVLEKPFVSPFSKSGLGYYEYYILDSTDIDGHWSYKLKFKPKRKQENTFYGDFWVADSVFAVERVNMRMSPDVNINLVTRIIIYEEFTPQDSAWIPVKKKMVVDFTPTEGAPGMIARRTETFRDFVTDQPATRQHYLEKDPFYIYEQVEVDSDSFWAEVRHEPLSKTEATIYAMVDSIQNVPLYKTYVEIIEIVFVGYFELGPVEIGPYSSVYSTNPVEGDRFRIGMRTSDKFSEEVRLGGYLAYGLKDEDFKYGADVKWLISKNPRILAGAAYKDDISLNSENSEEFVEGDLFSGLFRRNLMQKLIRVQEGKAFYERYWKSGFSNRITFLNRSMDPYGAITEDGRGFNYAYLPDPASLSDIDTTINTTEVILKARYAFDEMIIDNDFSRTSFGSQHPIIELQYTLGVNGVMGSNYSYHKLALSYRHYFYLNPAGWMSYRFNVGKLFGTVPFLLMEVHPGNEGYFTGRDIFNMMTRYEFASDTYASLFLEHHFDGFLLNKIPLLRKLNFRSYATFKAVVGSISDKNRDANRLNAFVPTETDTYAGFRTPKHPYMEASVGIENILKVFQVELSWRLSYLDNPQARRFGLRFGVAFYF from the coding sequence ATGAATCGTTTTTTTCCATTTTTACTGCTGATCTGCTGCTGGAGCACCCTGGCCTGGGGGCAACATACCATTACCGGGCGGGTGGTGGATACCGACACCAAAGAAGGCATCCCGTTCGCCAATGTATTTTTCGAAGGGACTACGCTGGGCGCCTCCACCGATATCGATGGATACTACGAACTCAAAGTGAAAAAGCTCAGCGATACGCTCTCGGCATCCGCTATAGGCTTCGAGCCGCTGAAAAAACCGCTGCATCCGGATTCTATCACGCAGGAAGTCAATTTCTATCTGAGCGGTTCTGCGCTAACCCTCGATGAAGTGGTGGTCATTGCCGGGGAAAACCCGGCGAACCGCATCGTGCGGGGCATTATCGAAAAGAAAGAGCAGAACCGCATCGACGCTCTCAACTCCTTCCAATACGAAAGCTATTCCAAGATCGAGCTCGACCTGGAAAACATCAACCCCAAATTGCAGCAAAGCAAATTGCTCAAACCGTTTTCCTTCGTCTTCGAAAACATCGACAGCACTTCCGACGAAAAGCCGTTCCTTCCGGTTTACATCAACGAAGTGCTCTCCGACGCCTACTATGTCAGAGATGGCGGCAAACCCAAGTCTGTGATCAAAGCCCAGCGCACCTCCGGCACGGACAATCAGACCGTCATCGAGTACATCAAGCGCGTCCATCAGGATTACAACATCTACGACGACTGGATTTACGTGCTGGAAAAGCCGTTCGTCAGCCCGTTTTCCAAATCCGGCCTGGGCTACTACGAATACTACATCCTGGACAGCACCGATATCGATGGGCACTGGAGTTACAAACTCAAGTTCAAGCCCAAACGCAAGCAGGAAAATACGTTCTATGGCGACTTTTGGGTGGCCGACTCCGTCTTTGCCGTCGAGCGCGTGAACATGCGCATGAGCCCCGATGTGAACATCAACCTGGTGACCCGGATCATCATCTACGAAGAATTTACCCCTCAGGACAGCGCCTGGATACCGGTCAAGAAGAAGATGGTGGTGGACTTTACCCCAACCGAGGGCGCCCCGGGCATGATCGCCCGGCGAACGGAAACCTTCCGGGATTTCGTGACCGACCAGCCGGCTACCCGGCAACACTACCTGGAAAAGGATCCCTTCTACATTTACGAACAGGTAGAAGTGGACAGCGACAGCTTCTGGGCCGAAGTCCGCCACGAACCCCTCAGCAAAACCGAAGCCACCATTTATGCTATGGTGGACAGCATCCAGAATGTGCCGTTGTACAAAACCTATGTCGAGATCATCGAGATTGTTTTTGTCGGTTATTTCGAGCTGGGGCCGGTGGAGATAGGGCCGTACTCCTCCGTGTACAGCACCAACCCGGTGGAGGGCGACCGCTTTCGCATCGGCATGCGCACCAGCGACAAATTCAGCGAAGAGGTCCGGCTGGGAGGCTACCTGGCCTACGGCCTGAAGGATGAGGACTTCAAATACGGCGCTGATGTGAAATGGCTCATATCGAAAAACCCGCGCATCCTGGCGGGCGCGGCCTACAAAGACGACATCAGCCTGAACAGCGAGAACAGCGAGGAATTTGTGGAGGGCGACCTCTTCTCCGGCCTGTTCCGGCGCAACCTGATGCAAAAACTCATCCGGGTGCAGGAAGGCAAAGCTTTCTACGAACGCTACTGGAAAAGCGGTTTTTCCAACCGCATCACCTTCCTCAACCGGAGTATGGACCCCTACGGCGCCATAACCGAAGACGGCCGGGGCTTCAACTACGCCTACCTGCCCGACCCGGCGTCCCTATCGGATATCGATACGACGATCAACACCACCGAGGTCATCCTCAAAGCGCGCTACGCCTTCGACGAGATGATCATCGACAACGATTTCAGCCGCACCAGCTTTGGTTCTCAGCATCCCATCATAGAATTGCAATACACCCTTGGCGTCAACGGCGTGATGGGCAGCAACTACAGCTATCACAAACTGGCGCTCAGCTACCGCCACTATTTCTACCTCAACCCGGCTGGTTGGATGTCTTACCGTTTCAATGTGGGCAAATTATTTGGCACCGTGCCCTTCCTGTTGATGGAGGTGCACCCCGGCAACGAAGGCTACTTCACCGGCAGGGATATCTTCAACATGATGACCCGCTACGAGTTTGCCAGCGACACCTACGCCAGCCTCTTCCTGGAGCACCACTTCGACGGCTTCCTGCTCAACAAAATACCCTTGCTGCGAAAGCTCAACTTCCGCTCCTATGCCACCTTCAAGGCCGTGGTCGGCTCCATCTCCGACAAGAACCGGGACGCCAACCGGCTCAACGCTTTCGTTCCCACCGAGACCGATACCTACGCCGGCTTTCGCACGCCCAAACACCCCTATATGGAGGCCAGCGTGGGCATCGAAAACATACTCAAAGTATTTCAGGTGGAGTTGTCCTGGCGGCTTAGTTACCTGGACAACCCGCAGGCCAGGAGGTTTGGGTTGAGGTTTGGGGTGGCTTTTTATTTTTAA
- a CDS encoding ribonuclease HII, translating to MLKPFLDEHLVEAGCDEAGRGCLAGPVFAAAVILPKDFTHPLLNDSKQLSERDRYTARQIVEQAALAWAVAQVSPQEIDKVNILNASFLAMHRAIDQLDPAPESLLIDGNRFNPYRNLPFHCIVKGDGKLLSIAAASILAKTCRDDYMMQLDAEYPYYQWRRNKGYPTRVHREAIQKHGPSPHHRRSFRLLPEGVQGRLFE from the coding sequence ATGTTAAAACCTTTTTTGGACGAACATTTAGTGGAAGCAGGCTGCGATGAAGCGGGGCGGGGTTGCCTGGCCGGCCCGGTCTTCGCCGCCGCCGTCATCCTGCCGAAAGATTTTACCCATCCGCTGCTCAACGACTCCAAGCAGCTCAGCGAAAGGGATCGCTACACTGCGCGGCAAATAGTCGAGCAGGCCGCCCTGGCCTGGGCCGTCGCTCAGGTGAGCCCGCAGGAAATAGATAAAGTCAACATCCTCAATGCTTCTTTCCTGGCCATGCATCGCGCCATCGATCAACTGGACCCCGCGCCGGAGTCCCTCCTGATCGACGGCAACCGGTTCAACCCCTACCGCAATCTTCCCTTCCACTGCATCGTCAAAGGGGATGGGAAACTGCTGTCCATTGCCGCTGCTTCCATCCTCGCCAAAACCTGCCGCGACGATTATATGATGCAGCTGGATGCGGAATACCCCTATTATCAGTGGCGAAGGAACAAAGGCTACCCCACGCGGGTGCATCGGGAGGCCATTCAAAAGCATGGGCCCTCGCCGCATCACCGGCGGTCGTTCCGGTTGTTGCCGGAGGGGGTGCAGGGAAGGTTGTTTGAGTGA
- a CDS encoding T9SS type A sorting domain-containing protein, producing MLRIFIAIGLLFSGRQAIFSQLTAQFETTLYFEDAIGNRDSVVVGYDTLATHDIDPEFGEQEIVSPFDSVFEVRAGTDEYFFRHKLSKKIITKGSPVFGPFPPENCYPGSRIFIYIWAKHQPIKVSWDRAVFAEPRCYRATALLNHWLDELAGPLTPDEIPPEYACLAAEDSIYFDMSEEYLTSGIHGIFISQRILLEKEVEGLGLQSIFALRFFPAATPFDFSPCYWVPSSQQEPLTGAIPLYPNPTAGAVYFNLPGGVEALRWQLFGINGTLMREQRKTMASEAELYGLPAGIYQLVVQGNDGKRYWGRVVKQ from the coding sequence ATGTTACGTATATTTATTGCAATAGGCTTGCTGTTCAGTGGCCGGCAAGCTATCTTTAGTCAACTAACGGCCCAGTTTGAAACGACGCTCTATTTTGAGGATGCAATTGGCAACCGGGATTCTGTAGTAGTGGGGTATGACACCTTAGCTACTCACGATATCGATCCGGAGTTTGGGGAACAAGAGATTGTTTCGCCCTTTGACTCCGTATTTGAGGTACGGGCCGGAACAGATGAATATTTCTTCCGACATAAGCTATCCAAAAAAATAATCACGAAAGGATCACCCGTTTTCGGGCCGTTTCCTCCGGAGAATTGCTATCCGGGATCCAGGATTTTCATTTACATCTGGGCCAAACATCAACCCATCAAAGTATCGTGGGACCGCGCTGTTTTCGCCGAACCGCGCTGCTACCGGGCTACCGCTTTGCTCAACCACTGGCTGGACGAGCTGGCCGGGCCCCTTACACCGGATGAGATACCGCCGGAATACGCCTGCCTGGCCGCCGAAGATTCCATCTATTTTGACATGTCGGAGGAATATTTGACGAGCGGCATCCATGGCATTTTTATAAGTCAACGCATTCTTCTGGAAAAAGAAGTCGAAGGCCTGGGCCTGCAATCCATCTTTGCCCTTCGCTTTTTCCCGGCTGCCACGCCCTTCGATTTTTCCCCTTGCTATTGGGTGCCTTCCAGCCAGCAAGAGCCATTAACCGGCGCCATTCCCCTTTACCCCAACCCAACGGCTGGCGCCGTCTATTTCAACCTGCCGGGCGGGGTAGAGGCGCTGCGCTGGCAGTTGTTTGGCATCAACGGCACATTGATGCGCGAGCAGCGAAAAACCATGGCGAGCGAAGCCGAGCTATACGGTTTGCCGGCGGGCATTTACCAGCTTGTGGTGCAGGGCAACGATGGGAAACGCTATTGGGGGCGGGTGGTGAAGCAGTAA
- a CDS encoding T9SS type A sorting domain-containing protein — protein MKKIKTTILAFFLLPFCLSAQIPNADFELWEPASYIPSEPEEFPRHWMAPPHLGSQYYPIEKVNNPSMGQYAVLVKNTMPSPSSVGGAPGYLETTFAPTSQHFLLSMEVKYDSIVPPGRARIIAGASGFSTTYWIDENITEEMETIQIEVVLPQAYNSLALYIEARGVYDPNYGTPPFNGGYDGYAEIVVDNITYENVTSAGEALKGKGVQVFPNPATEAVWVKTETGEPIHSVNVFNSAGEVLLSINSNGDNEHMLDVRSLPASAYWMEIALPGRRIVRQWVKR, from the coding sequence ATGAAAAAGATAAAAACAACCATATTGGCTTTTTTTCTCCTCCCATTTTGCCTCTCAGCCCAAATCCCCAATGCCGATTTTGAGTTGTGGGAACCTGCAAGCTACATACCCAGCGAACCCGAAGAATTTCCCCGGCACTGGATGGCTCCTCCTCATCTGGGCTCACAATACTACCCTATTGAAAAAGTGAACAACCCCAGTATGGGGCAATACGCCGTGCTCGTAAAAAACACTATGCCTTCCCCTTCCAGCGTAGGAGGCGCTCCAGGGTACCTCGAAACTACTTTTGCCCCCACTTCCCAACACTTCCTCCTGAGCATGGAAGTGAAGTACGACAGTATCGTGCCGCCCGGCAGAGCGCGTATAATAGCCGGGGCCAGCGGCTTTTCCACCACTTACTGGATTGACGAAAATATAACGGAGGAAATGGAAACCATCCAGATAGAGGTGGTATTGCCACAGGCGTACAATTCCCTGGCCCTTTACATCGAGGCCAGAGGCGTGTACGACCCCAACTACGGCACTCCGCCCTTCAACGGCGGCTACGACGGCTACGCCGAAATCGTCGTCGATAACATTACTTATGAAAATGTCACTTCGGCCGGGGAAGCGCTCAAAGGGAAAGGTGTTCAGGTCTTCCCCAACCCGGCGACAGAAGCCGTGTGGGTGAAAACCGAAACGGGAGAACCCATACATTCTGTAAACGTCTTCAACTCCGCCGGCGAAGTTCTCCTGAGCATTAACTCCAACGGCGACAACGAGCACATGCTGGATGTCCGCTCCTTGCCCGCAAGCGCCTACTGGATGGAAATAGCGCTGCCTGGCCGACGGATTGTCCGGCAGTGGGTGAAGAGGTGA
- a CDS encoding MBL fold metallo-hydrolase, translated as MTEVLKLTFNPFQENTYIVYDESGECVIFDPGCYTEEEKQSLVKEIEEKGLRPVRLINTHCHIDHVFGNLFVADHYQLGLEIHRGELALLKAAPQSAMFFGIPNTGPLSPEPEKFIEEGDVIEFGQTKLRAILTPGHSPASLSFFCEESRFIIAGDVLFYGSIGRTDLPGGDFKTLINSITRKLFPLGDDVVVYSGHGPDTNIGYERMHNPFLAGR; from the coding sequence ATGACGGAAGTCTTAAAACTGACTTTCAATCCTTTTCAGGAGAACACTTACATCGTCTACGACGAAAGCGGCGAGTGTGTCATTTTCGATCCGGGATGCTACACAGAGGAGGAAAAACAAAGCCTGGTGAAGGAAATTGAAGAAAAAGGATTGCGGCCGGTGCGGCTCATCAATACGCACTGCCACATCGACCACGTATTCGGCAACCTGTTCGTTGCCGATCACTACCAACTGGGGCTGGAGATACATCGCGGAGAGCTGGCCCTGCTGAAAGCCGCCCCCCAGTCGGCGATGTTCTTCGGCATTCCCAATACCGGCCCGCTCTCCCCCGAGCCGGAAAAATTCATCGAGGAAGGCGACGTCATCGAATTCGGCCAGACGAAGCTCCGGGCCATCCTCACCCCCGGCCACTCGCCGGCCAGCCTCTCGTTTTTCTGCGAGGAGAGCCGGTTCATCATTGCCGGCGACGTGCTCTTCTACGGCAGCATCGGCCGCACCGACCTGCCGGGGGGCGACTTCAAAACGCTAATCAATAGTATTACCCGGAAGCTTTTTCCGCTGGGAGATGATGTGGTGGTGTATTCGGGGCATGGGCCGGATACGAATATCGGGTACGAGCGGATGCATAATCCGTTTCTGGCGGGGAGGTAG